DNA sequence from the Pedobacter schmidteae genome:
CACCGACTTTAGGGTTCTGATAGTGCTTTACTAATTCTAATATTGCATCTTTATTGAGAAAAGTATTTGCATCTGTAAATACAATAACATCGTTGTTAATTAACGGAATAGCTCTTTTTATAGCAGCCATTTTCCCTGCCCTTAAGTCCTGATGCAATAAAACAACATCACTAAACTGCTTTACTTTCTCAGGAGTGCGGTCAACAGACCCATCCGTTACAAACATCACCTGAATTTTATCCTTCGGATAATTGAGTTCGAGTGAATTGACTATTTTTTCAGTTATGATATCTTCTTCATTATAAGCTGCAACAAGCAGCGTTACCGAAGGCAGATCGGTATTGTTATCAAAATCAAAAGGCTTTGCCAAAAAGCGTTTAATCTTTACCAGAATAAATAACAGAAAACCATAACCAACAAAGGTATATATCACTAAAAAAAGACAAATCCAAAAAGCTGTAATCATTGAATCATTTATATTTTAATCCCAAGTTTATTACTATTTACGGAATTCATAAAATTCCAGCCAATACCTTTAAAAACCCATCTGATCAAATCAGTCCGGCCTTTTAAAAAGTATATTACAATTTGTTTACTACAGGCTATAAACATATAGTAAACGCAAAAAAACAAGGTATTTAATAAGCCCGTATTCCTTCTGATAAAAAGAAGTCGGTTTCTGGTCATAAAATATGTTTTGATATAACTTTCCTTACCTACACTGATAGACTCTTTATGATATATCTTTGTTTTTCCAGTAAACCAAATTTTTTTGCCAGCCTTTTTAAACTTCTCGCACCAGTCTAACTCTTCATAATACAAAAAGAATTGTTCGGCCATCAAACCAACATTTTCCAGGTCTTTTCTTCGGCACATCATGGCAGCACCGTGGCAATAACCCGTTTCACGACTATCAAATGCATATTGTCCATTATCTTTTTCCATGTTCCCTATACCTCTATTTCTGCAGGTTAAATAGTTCATTTCTGTAAAACCAGCATACTGAATAATTTCAGGTTGTTCGAAATACAGAATGAGTGGAGAGAGAAGACCAATTTCCGGATGCGCTACAAATTCGGCAATCAATGTTTCAATTAAATTTTCCGTAATTTCTGTATCATTATTCAACAACAGAAGATATTCGCCCCGAGCAACAGCAATACCCAAGTTATTTCCTCCGGCAAATCCAAGATTCAAATCAGACCTGATATATTTGAGGTCAGGATAAATTTCTTTATAAGCTTTTTCATGATCTTCTTTACTCCCATTGTCAACCAAAATCACTTCTACCGTTTCAGCAGCAGTATTGGTTTTTACAGATTTAAGAAAATCAATAGTTACCTGAGCCTGATTAAAATTTACTGTAATAATTGAAGTCTTCATTCGAAGTAAAAGTAATTCTTTTGATTGTAAAAGAGCAAGCTATTTTTATAATGTAGATTAAAATATAGCTGTATGTTGGATACTTAAAGCATCTACTATGCAAAAGCTTTATTTTTCCTAAAAAAATCGCAAAAGAATATTAAAAACGAATACCCTTCACGATAACGACATTAAATTGATTACGATAAAATATTTCTTTAACATAAAAGAAGAAGTAACCAATATTTTACCATTTTCAAAAAAGCTATCCTGCTATATATTATAATATAATTACTACTTTTGGAGCACAGGGTATAATTATCTGCCGATTACATCATATAAATTTCAATACTCCGGATCCATACAAATTTGGATTGGGGAGAGTATTGCGAGGAATATATAAACTGAAAAACATGCGCATTGCTCATTTGATTTTGACTTATACAAACCCTAAACAAACCGAAAGGATGATTAGGAATATGATGCACGAAGACTTCGATTTTTATATTCATGTAGATAAAAAGTATGATATTAATCCTCATTTGTTCTTAAAAACACTTCCTAATGTATACTTTATCAACAATAGGATAAATGTAAAATGGGCTGGTTTTAACACCGTTATTGCCACCTTTGAGTGTATCAAAGAGGTTGTGGCTACGGGAAAGAAATATGATTTCATTAATTTATTAAGTGGCCAGGACTACCCCCTTAAGCCCGCTCAACAACTACTCAGTTTTTTTAAAGAAAATGAGGGAAAAGAATTCATCAGTTATCGTGACATAAAAAATGACTGGAAAGAAGGCCTGATCAGAATGGAACGTTATTTTCTTTCCAATCATAATTTTAAAGGTAAAAACCTGATTGAGAGAGCTATTAATTTTGCTATGCCGACAAGAAAAATTCCGCATAATCTACATCCTTACGGAAAATCAATGTTTTGGATGTTAAGTCCGGAGGCTGCAATGCATGTAGTTGAAACGGTTGAAAGTGATAAAAAATTAATGCGATTCTTTTCTCTTTGCTGGGGAAGTGACGAGTTTGTGTTTCAAACAATCTTAATGAATTCCAGTTATAAAGACAAGGTGGTAAATGACAATTACAGATATATTGATTGGTCGCTTGGAGGAGCTAACCCCAAAATACTGGATGAAACCGATTTTGAACCTATTAAACAATCAAATAAGCTCTTTGCAAGAAAAATGGATAAAATTAAAAGTTCGAAATTGATGGATTTAATTGATACAAATCTTTTGACAATCTTTGGCATACTATCATGGCACATATAATTAACCTCAAAACATTTAAAGACACCAGAGGTGTGCTGACAGTATTGGATCAGGTTGTCGATTTTGACATAAAAAGGTTGTTTTATATTTATGCGGTTGACAATTCGGATCGCGGCGGTCACCGACATCACAACACGCACCAGGCAGCAATATGCATTCAGGGTTCCTGTAAAATCACCAATAACAACGGCAAAAAAATAGACACTTTTGATTTAGATTCGCCTGAAAAGTGTTTAATTTTAGAACCTGAAGACTGGCATATAATGCATGATTTTTCAACTGATGCCATACTATTGGTATTGGCATCTACTGCATTTGACCCAAAAGACTATATATATGAGCCATATAGCAATCCCGTATGAGAGTTTAAAAACGCTCAATAAACCTTTCGAAGCGGAATTGAAGCAAAAATTTGCTGACTTTTTGCAGAAAGGATGGTATATCATGGGTGAAGAGGTTTCCTTATTTGAAAAAGAATTTGGAGACTTTCATCAGGAAAACCATACGGTAGGTGTTGCGAATGGATTAGATGCACTTATACTCTCACTAAAATGCTGTGATTTCAAGCCCGGTGATGAGATAATTGTTCCATCCAATACCTACATCGCGACCATTTTGGCTATACTTCATTGTGGTTTAACCCCTGTTCTGGCAGAGCCTGACATTCGTACTTATAACATTGATGCCCGGGAAATAAAAAAAGTATTAACGAATCGTACTGTAGCTATTATGGTTGTTCATTTATATGGGCAATGCTGCGATATGGATGCCATTTGCGCTATTGTAAAAGAGCACAATTTAAAGCTTATAGAAGATTGTGCCCAGGCGCATGGTGCCACTTATAAAGGTAAAATGGCCGGTACCTTCGGTGATTTTGGAGCTTTTAGCTTTTACCCGACTAAAAATCTGGGGGCTTTGGGAGATGCCGGTGCTGTGATCTGCAAATCTGAAAGTGACTATAAAAAACTCAGACAATTAAGAAATTATGGTTCTGAGCGAAAATATCATAACGGCATAGTGGGTTTTAATTCGAGGCTTGACGAAATACAGGCAGCATTTCTGAGGATTAAATTGCCTCATCTGAATGAAATAAACCAACACAAGAATAGACTGGCAGCAATTTACCATGAGGGTTTGAGTAATGATTTTGTGAAGCCGGTTATTCTTCCGGATTACTGGAACGTATATCATATATATAATATCAGGCATCCGGAACGCGACAGACTTAAAGCCTATTTACTTGATCACCATATTGGGACTGAGATTCACTACCCAATTTCTCCACATAAACAAAAAGCGATGAAGGCAATGAACCATTTGGAGTATCCGGTTTCTTCGGAAATACATAAAACCACACTAAGCCTTCCATGTTCTTTTGCGCATAAAACTGATGATATATATAAAGTTGTTGATGTTTTAAATAGTTTTAAGTAACACAAAGTATGCATTACCTCATTAAAGAATTTTTTCCTCCGATTCTTCATACTTTAAGGTGGTATAGCTTTAAATATGGCTGGAAAGGAAATTACAAAACTTTTGAAGATGCGAAAGACTTATGTAGGGGTTATGATGAAAATCATATATTACAAAGGATAATTGACACTACCCAAAAAGTAAAGAACGGAGAAGCAGTATATGAACGCGACGGAATTATATATGACAAGGTAAATATTAATCACCATTTGTTAAATGCGCTTTTACTTGTTTCAGCAAGAAACAACAATACATTAACCATCGTCGACTTTGGCGGATCATTAGGAACTTCATACTACCAAAACATTTCATTTTTATCTCATTTAACCAATTTAAACTGGTGTATAATAGAGCAGGAAAAATTTGTTGATGCCGGAAAGAAAGCCTTTGAAAACGAGCACATCAGATTTTATCATTCACTGGAAGACTGTTACGCCGTCCATTCCAGGATAGATATGGTATTGATATCCAGTTCACTTCAGTATATGAGTAAACCTTATGAAGTACTAAAAAAAATCCAATCGTTCAAGATTCCTTATCTGATGCTCGATCTGATAGGTTATAACGATAAAAATGAAGACAGAATTACCATTCAAAATGTCCCTCCCATTTTTTATGGAATTCCGGCGTCTTATCCTTGTACTTTTTTTGATCAGAGAAAACTTGAGTTGCTATTAGAGGAAAGCTATAAAAAAGTGTTCAGTTTTATCTCTGAACCTGAAAAATACTATATAGGTTTTAAACCCTTTGTTTACGAAGGGTCTTTTTGGAAAATTTGCGAGTAAACAACTTTATCATAAGTATAGATTTAATATTGCTTTGTTATATATTTACACTATACAATAAAAAACTCACCCAGATGACTTGCTTACTCTTTTTATGATTGGATCAATTGCGCAAAAATTTGAAAAGCTTAAGACTAATCTAAATGTAAAAAGAACAATTATTTTGGTATGGCATGGGGCAAAAGGATGGATGATCCTGTCTGTCATTATGATTCTTGCTGAAACGCTGCTGTTTTTGGGATCCATCTATGCTTTAAAAATACTTATAGATAAGGTTGCTCATGTCAACACCAATCTGAACTCTGAAAGCACTATCATTAAACATGTTGTTATTGCCGGTACACTTTCTGTTCTTTATTCCATTGCAAGAGCTGTTTCTACCTATCTAACCGAGGTACAAGCCACAAAAGTTTCGAATTTCATAGATGAGAAAATCCATCATACCGCTATCCAAATGGATTTAAGCCACTATGAAAGTCCTGATTATTATGATATTCTAAAAAGGGCTAAAGATGCCGGTTCCGACCGTCCCAACATTGTAATTACCACGATAATGGAAATTACTAAAAATACCCTTAATCTTTTTGCAGTGGGCTCTCTATTTATTACCATAAACTGGTTTTTGTTGCCGTTGCTGATCGCTTTTGTACTTCCCACCTTATTTGTTCGCATATATTTTTCGAACAAACAAAATATCTGGCGTATAAAACATACTCCCTTGGAGCGCAAATCTTCTTACCTGAGTAATTTAATTACTTCCGACACCTCAGCCAAAGAAATCAGAAGTTTTAATCTTGGTGATTATTTTAAAAACTTATACCAGTTAATCAGGATTGAAGTGATACAACAAAAACTGAACCTGAGTTATAAAAGAACTTTAAATGAGAGTATTACAGGAGCAATAGCTACAATTGGCTTTTTTACCTGTATAGGCTATATCGCAGTAGGTACTGTGAATGGCACAACAAGCGTAGGTGATATTGCTTTGTTCCTCATTATATTTCCACAATCATTTTCGCTGATACAAAATATTTCTTCAGGAATTTCTGCATTGTATCAAAATAACATATTTATTAACAGCATATTTGAGTTATTTGACTTGCGTCCGGCACAGGAAATTGCAAAAACAGAAATGCCAATACCAGAAAGTAAAGAACTTGACCTTGAACTAAAAGACGTGAGTTTCACTTATCCACATAGCTCAAAGCCTGCGTTAAGCCATATCAATTTAAAAATCCCTTCAGGCAAAATAATTGCTATCGTCGGTTTGAACGGGGCAGGTAA
Encoded proteins:
- a CDS encoding methyltransferase, TIGR04325 family, which codes for MHYLIKEFFPPILHTLRWYSFKYGWKGNYKTFEDAKDLCRGYDENHILQRIIDTTQKVKNGEAVYERDGIIYDKVNINHHLLNALLLVSARNNNTLTIVDFGGSLGTSYYQNISFLSHLTNLNWCIIEQEKFVDAGKKAFENEHIRFYHSLEDCYAVHSRIDMVLISSSLQYMSKPYEVLKKIQSFKIPYLMLDLIGYNDKNEDRITIQNVPPIFYGIPASYPCTFFDQRKLELLLEESYKKVFSFISEPEKYYIGFKPFVYEGSFWKICE
- a CDS encoding FdtA/QdtA family cupin domain-containing protein, with protein sequence MAHIINLKTFKDTRGVLTVLDQVVDFDIKRLFYIYAVDNSDRGGHRHHNTHQAAICIQGSCKITNNNGKKIDTFDLDSPEKCLILEPEDWHIMHDFSTDAILLVLASTAFDPKDYIYEPYSNPV
- a CDS encoding ABC transporter ATP-binding protein; translation: MIGSIAQKFEKLKTNLNVKRTIILVWHGAKGWMILSVIMILAETLLFLGSIYALKILIDKVAHVNTNLNSESTIIKHVVIAGTLSVLYSIARAVSTYLTEVQATKVSNFIDEKIHHTAIQMDLSHYESPDYYDILKRAKDAGSDRPNIVITTIMEITKNTLNLFAVGSLFITINWFLLPLLIAFVLPTLFVRIYFSNKQNIWRIKHTPLERKSSYLSNLITSDTSAKEIRSFNLGDYFKNLYQLIRIEVIQQKLNLSYKRTLNESITGAIATIGFFTCIGYIAVGTVNGTTSVGDIALFLIIFPQSFSLIQNISSGISALYQNNIFINSIFELFDLRPAQEIAKTEMPIPESKELDLELKDVSFTYPHSSKPALSHINLKIPSGKIIAIVGLNGAGKSTLIKLLCRLYEPDEGSLTLGETDIREYDIADYRRQISAVFQDFSKYNVSAADNIRFGDIEKEYDEEKIINASKNAGAHSFVEKFSKGYETMMGRLFEDGHEVSIGQWQKLAIARALYSESRFIILDEATSALDAIAEKELFDSFRKHIGNRAGIIISHRHSSIKHADYIYVLSGGRILQEGTDKQLLAMKGDYANLFNENQSNDIP
- a CDS encoding DegT/DnrJ/EryC1/StrS aminotransferase family protein; translation: MSHIAIPYESLKTLNKPFEAELKQKFADFLQKGWYIMGEEVSLFEKEFGDFHQENHTVGVANGLDALILSLKCCDFKPGDEIIVPSNTYIATILAILHCGLTPVLAEPDIRTYNIDAREIKKVLTNRTVAIMVVHLYGQCCDMDAICAIVKEHNLKLIEDCAQAHGATYKGKMAGTFGDFGAFSFYPTKNLGALGDAGAVICKSESDYKKLRQLRNYGSERKYHNGIVGFNSRLDEIQAAFLRIKLPHLNEINQHKNRLAAIYHEGLSNDFVKPVILPDYWNVYHIYNIRHPERDRLKAYLLDHHIGTEIHYPISPHKQKAMKAMNHLEYPVSSEIHKTTLSLPCSFAHKTDDIYKVVDVLNSFK
- a CDS encoding glycosyltransferase family 2 protein — translated: MKTSIITVNFNQAQVTIDFLKSVKTNTAAETVEVILVDNGSKEDHEKAYKEIYPDLKYIRSDLNLGFAGGNNLGIAVARGEYLLLLNNDTEITENLIETLIAEFVAHPEIGLLSPLILYFEQPEIIQYAGFTEMNYLTCRNRGIGNMEKDNGQYAFDSRETGYCHGAAMMCRRKDLENVGLMAEQFFLYYEELDWCEKFKKAGKKIWFTGKTKIYHKESISVGKESYIKTYFMTRNRLLFIRRNTGLLNTLFFCVYYMFIACSKQIVIYFLKGRTDLIRWVFKGIGWNFMNSVNSNKLGIKI
- a CDS encoding beta-1,6-N-acetylglucosaminyltransferase is translated as MRIAHLILTYTNPKQTERMIRNMMHEDFDFYIHVDKKYDINPHLFLKTLPNVYFINNRINVKWAGFNTVIATFECIKEVVATGKKYDFINLLSGQDYPLKPAQQLLSFFKENEGKEFISYRDIKNDWKEGLIRMERYFLSNHNFKGKNLIERAINFAMPTRKIPHNLHPYGKSMFWMLSPEAAMHVVETVESDKKLMRFFSLCWGSDEFVFQTILMNSSYKDKVVNDNYRYIDWSLGGANPKILDETDFEPIKQSNKLFARKMDKIKSSKLMDLIDTNLLTIFGILSWHI